TCGCGCTCGTCGGCGTCCCGCCGTCGGTCGGCTTCGTCGGCAAGTGGTACATCGCCATCGGCGCCGTCGAGGCCGAGGCGTGGCCGGTCGCCGCCGTCGTCTTCCTCAGCACGATGTTCACCCTCGCCTACGCCGCCCGCCTGCTGGAGAAGATGTACTTCACGCCGCCGACGCCGGTCGAGGCGCCCCACGCGCCCGGCGCGGTGGCGACCGACGGCGGTCGCGACCGGGTGACCACCGGGATGTGCGTCGTCCTCGTCGCCGTCGCGGTCGCCGCCGTCGTCTTCGGCTTCGCCGGCGGCGTCTTCTACGACTCGCTGCTCGGACCGTTCCTCGAAACGATCTCGATCGGAGGTGTCTAACCGATGACCGAACACGTCGTTACCGACCCGCGTCCGCTCGCCGCGGTTCTCGTCTCCGCCGCGGCCGTCGTCCTGATCGTCGCCTCGCACCGCCACCCGAACGTCCGCGAGGGGTGGTCCGTCCTCGCCGCGGTCTCGAAGTTCGCCATCGTGGCGAGCATGCTCCCCGGCGTCCTCTCGGGCACCGTCTACGAGTGGCACCTCGGGTGGACGTTCGTCGGCGGCGGCGACGCCGCGATCGAGTTCGCGCTGCGGGCCGACCCGCTCGGGATGCTGTTCGCGACGCTCGCGAGCTTTCTCTGGATCTTCACCGCGTTCTACGCGACGGGCTACATGCGCGGGTTAGACGAGCACTCCCAGACGCGCTTTTTCGCCGCGTTCGCGGCCAGTCTCTCGACGGCGGTGGGGATCGCCTTCGCGGCGAACCTCGTGACGATCTTCGTCTTCTACGAACTGCTGTCGCTCGTGACCTACCCGCTGGTCGCACACAACGAGGACCGCGAGGCGCGCGTGGCCGGCCGCAAGTACCTCACGTACACGTTCTTCGGCGGCGGGGTGTTCCTGCTGGCGGGGACGGTCATGGTCTACTGGCTCACCGCCGGCGTCGGCGAGCCGACGGTCGCGTTCGAGGCCGGCGGCATCGGGGCGCTCGCGGCGGCCGCGGCCGCCGACCCGCTCGCCGCGCGGGTCGCCTTCTACCTGCTGATCGCCGGCTTCGGCGTGAAGGCCGCGGTGATGCCGCTGCACTCGTGGCTGGCCGACGCGATGGTGGCACCGACGCCCGTCTCCGGGCTGCTCCACGCCGTCGCGGTCGTCAAATCCGGCGCGTTCGGGGTCGCCCGGGTGATCCTCGAAGTGTACGGCGTCGACCTCGTCGGCAGTTCCGACCTCGCCATCCCGCTCGACGCCGTCGGGCTCCCGTACGAGATGGGGATGAACGTCCCCGTCGCGGCGGTGGCGGCGTTCACGCTCGTCGCCGCGAGCATCATCGCGATGCGCAAAGACCACCTCAAACGCCGGCTGGCGTACTCGACGACCGCTCAACTGTCGTACATCGTCCTCGGGCTCTCTCTGTTGCACCCGTACGCCGTCCTCGGCGCGCTGTTTCACATCCCGGCGCACGCGTTCGGCAAACTGACGCTGTTTTTCTGTGCCGGCGCGATCCACGTCGAGACCCACACCGACTACATCAGCGAGATGGCCGGCATCGGCAAGCGGATGCCGCTGACGATGGGCGCGTTCGCCGTCGGCGCCGCCGGGATGGCCGGGATGCCCCCCGTCGCCGGCTTCGTCAGCAAGTTCTACATGCTGATCGGCGCCGGCGAGGTCGCCGGCGGCTACTGGCTCTTCGCCGCCGCGCTGTTGCTCTCGGGGCTGCTCAACATCGCCTACTTCTGGCCCGTCGTCTACACCGCGTTCTTCGAGAGCGAGGAGCGCCACGACGCCAAGCCGCTGCTCGAGTTCCCCCTCGGCGGCGAGCGGGAGTCCTACGTCGCCGCGGATGCCGCCGAGGAGCGCGTCGCCGCGGACGGGGGCGACCGCGAGGCGAGCGACGACCGCGACGACGGCGACCGCGAGGCCGACGAGGCGGCGTACGAGTACGCCGTCGACGAGTACCCGAGCGACCACGCCGACGAGTCGGTGCCGGAGGCGACGGCCGGTGAGCACGTCAGCGCCGTCGACCACCACGGCGACCGCGACGACGCCCACACCGGCGGCCCGCCGGCCGGCGGCTGGGCGCGCCGGTCGCCGCTCGGCGAGAGCACGTGGCTGATGCTCGTGCCGATCGCCGTCATCGCGACCGGCGCGGTCGTCCTCGGCATCGTGCCGGACTACGCGGTGTTCCTCGAACTGGCCGCACGCATCGTCGAGACGGTCACGGGGGTGACGGTCCCGTGACGGAGGTCGCCGGCCTGCCGCTGGCGGCGCTTTACCCGCCGGCGCTCGTGCTCGCCGCGGCGATCCTCGCGCTCGTCCTGCCGCGGGCGCTCGGCCACGCCGTCGGGGCGCTCAGCCTCGTCGCCGTCCTCGTCGTCTCGCTTACCGTCCCCGACGGGACGACCCTGACGGCCACCTTCCTCGGCTTCTCGGACGTCCGGCCGTTCTTCGTCGACGACTTCAGCCGGGTCGTCGGGGCCGGCCTCGGCTTCCTCGGGACGTTCGCCGTCGTCTACGCCTACTCGACCGACGCGAGCGAGGGGATGACGGCCATCGCGCTGGCGTACGTCGCCTCCTGTCTCGCGACGGCGTTCGCCGGCGACTGGCTCACCCTCGTGTTCGCCTGGGAGCTGATGGCGATCACCTCCACCGTGTTGGTCTGGCACCACGGCGGCGACGCCGTCCGCGCGGGCTTCCGGTACGCCATCGCCCACGGCATCGGCGGGACGCTCGTCCTGTTCGCGGTGATCGCCCACTACGCCCAGGTCGGCGAGTTCGTCTACGGCGCGGGCGCCGCCGGCATCGCCGTCGGGCTCCCGCAGTTGCTCGCCGCGCTCGGGGTCGGCGTCAACACCGCGTTCATCGGCCTGCACACGTGGCTGCCGGACACCTACCCCCGGCCACACGTCGCCGCGTCGGTGTTCCTCTCGGTGTTCACGACGAAGACGAGCGCGTACGTCCTCTACCGGGCGTTCCCCGAGGGCGAACTCGCGCTCGCGTACATGGGTGGGCTGATGGCCGTCTACGGCGCCGGCTTCGCGTTGCTCCAGCACGACATGCGCGCGCTGCTGTCCTACCACATCCAGGCCCAGGTCGGCTACATGGTCGCCGGCATCGGCATCGGGAGCGCGCTCGCGGCCGCCGGCGCGATGGGCCACCTGCTCAACAACGTCCTCTTCAAGAGCCTGCTGTTCATGGCCGTCGGCGTCATCATCTACCGCACCGGCGAGGAGGACCTGTACGAACTCGGCGGCCTCTGGCGCGAGATGCCCCTGACCGCCGTCGGCTTCTCGCTCGGGGCGCTCTCGATCACCGCCGTTCCCGGCTTCAACGGCTTCGTCACCAAGGGGATGATCCTCGACGCGGCCGATCCGGGCTACTACGGCACCCCCGAGTACCGGGCGGTGTACTACCTGCTGTTGCTCGGCGCCGTCGGAACGTTGCTCTCGTTCATCAAACTCGGCTACTACGCGTTCCTCCACGGCGAGAGCGACGTCGAGGTGGCGGACGCGAAGCCGGGCCAGACGGTCGCGATGCTCGCCGTCGGCGCCGCGTGTCTCGCGCTGGGGGTCTGGTGGCAGGGGCTCGTCGACTTCCTGCCGAACGTCCAGGGGACCGCGTTCACGTATTCCGGCGGCGAGAGCCACCTCCACCCCTACAGCGCGAGCCACCTCACCGAGACGGCGGGGCTGGTGGCCGTCTCGCTCGTCGGCTTCGTCGCGATCCGCAAGCCGCTGTCGAAACTCGACCTCACCGACCCCGCGACGGTCGTCGAACCGATCACGTACTACGCCGGCCGGTGGTCGATGCTCGCGGTCACGGAGACCTACCGGGCGGTCGACGCCGCCGCCGTCGCGCTCGTACGCCGGTGCTACTGGGTCGGCAACAACCCGGTGCTCGCCGTCGAGGCGGCCGCGCGGCGCCTGCCGAACTGGATGGTCGAGGTCGAGGGACGCCGCCCCGCCGACGGCGGCCGCCCGTCGACGATCCACCTCCGGGCGAGCATCGGCCACACCGTCCTGTTCCTGACGCTCGTGCTGACGATCGTCCTCTGGTTGCTGGTCTGAGCGGATTCGGCGTTCGAAACCGCCGCCATCCGGCTGTACGCCGACGCTACCGCCCCGCGTAGCCCGCCCCTAGCCCGGCGGCGCCTGCGGACCGCTCTCGGGACGCGTTCTGCCGGCCGACTCCCCGCGGCGCTCGCCGACCCGCTCGCGCGGGCCGCGAACGCCCCGCGCGGCTAACTCGCGGCTACCGCGCCCACATGGCTCGAATAACAATGGTTCGAGGTGGGGACGCCGCGAGTAGATGAGGGTAACCGCGACAGCGCCACCGACGACGCCGCGTTTCGACGACGGGACCGACGCGACGGTCGCACCTCCGGCGGGGTGATCCGGTGTACGGAGACAACACGGTCGCCGTCGTCGTCCCCGCGTACAACGAGGCGGGGTTCGTCGGCGACGTGATCGAGACGATGCCGTCGTTCGTCGACCGGATCTACGCCGTCGACGACCGCTCGACCGACGGCACCTGGGAGGAGATCGTCGCCCACGCACGGCGGCCCGCCGACCGGCGCGGGGGCGAGGGGGGCGAACCGGCCGCCGAGGACGACGCGGCCGCCGTCGAGGCGAGCCCCGACGCCGAGGGGGCGGTCGC
The Salinilacihabitans rarus DNA segment above includes these coding regions:
- a CDS encoding proton-conducting transporter membrane subunit codes for the protein MTEHVVTDPRPLAAVLVSAAAVVLIVASHRHPNVREGWSVLAAVSKFAIVASMLPGVLSGTVYEWHLGWTFVGGGDAAIEFALRADPLGMLFATLASFLWIFTAFYATGYMRGLDEHSQTRFFAAFAASLSTAVGIAFAANLVTIFVFYELLSLVTYPLVAHNEDREARVAGRKYLTYTFFGGGVFLLAGTVMVYWLTAGVGEPTVAFEAGGIGALAAAAAADPLAARVAFYLLIAGFGVKAAVMPLHSWLADAMVAPTPVSGLLHAVAVVKSGAFGVARVILEVYGVDLVGSSDLAIPLDAVGLPYEMGMNVPVAAVAAFTLVAASIIAMRKDHLKRRLAYSTTAQLSYIVLGLSLLHPYAVLGALFHIPAHAFGKLTLFFCAGAIHVETHTDYISEMAGIGKRMPLTMGAFAVGAAGMAGMPPVAGFVSKFYMLIGAGEVAGGYWLFAAALLLSGLLNIAYFWPVVYTAFFESEERHDAKPLLEFPLGGERESYVAADAAEERVAADGGDREASDDRDDGDREADEAAYEYAVDEYPSDHADESVPEATAGEHVSAVDHHGDRDDAHTGGPPAGGWARRSPLGESTWLMLVPIAVIATGAVVLGIVPDYAVFLELAARIVETVTGVTVP
- a CDS encoding Na(+)/H(+) antiporter subunit D is translated as MTEVAGLPLAALYPPALVLAAAILALVLPRALGHAVGALSLVAVLVVSLTVPDGTTLTATFLGFSDVRPFFVDDFSRVVGAGLGFLGTFAVVYAYSTDASEGMTAIALAYVASCLATAFAGDWLTLVFAWELMAITSTVLVWHHGGDAVRAGFRYAIAHGIGGTLVLFAVIAHYAQVGEFVYGAGAAGIAVGLPQLLAALGVGVNTAFIGLHTWLPDTYPRPHVAASVFLSVFTTKTSAYVLYRAFPEGELALAYMGGLMAVYGAGFALLQHDMRALLSYHIQAQVGYMVAGIGIGSALAAAGAMGHLLNNVLFKSLLFMAVGVIIYRTGEEDLYELGGLWREMPLTAVGFSLGALSITAVPGFNGFVTKGMILDAADPGYYGTPEYRAVYYLLLLGAVGTLLSFIKLGYYAFLHGESDVEVADAKPGQTVAMLAVGAACLALGVWWQGLVDFLPNVQGTAFTYSGGESHLHPYSASHLTETAGLVAVSLVGFVAIRKPLSKLDLTDPATVVEPITYYAGRWSMLAVTETYRAVDAAAVALVRRCYWVGNNPVLAVEAAARRLPNWMVEVEGRRPADGGRPSTIHLRASIGHTVLFLTLVLTIVLWLLV